Proteins encoded within one genomic window of Solenopsis invicta isolate M01_SB chromosome 10, UNIL_Sinv_3.0, whole genome shotgun sequence:
- the LOC120356808 gene encoding fatty acid synthase-like: protein MTCIQRETGNTNARYVFIQDKNAPKFDLSEKFYAKQLNKGLTANVLKGGQWGSYRHVPLDVSCLQVHHVYANTLKIGDPSSLKWIKSPLSFYRNFLNKKLCYVYYAPINVR, encoded by the coding sequence ATGACCTGCATACAACGCGAAACAGGCAATACAAATGCGCGTTACGTTTTTATCCAGGACAAGAATGCTCCCAAGTTTGACTTATCCGAGAAGTTTTACGCAAAACAGTTAAACAAAGGATTGACTGCCAATGTGCTGAAAGGAGGACAATGGGGCAGTTATCGACACGTACCTTTGGATGTATCCTGTTTACAGGTGCATCATGTATATGCCAATACGTTGAAAATAGGTGACCCCAGCAGCTTGAAATGGATTAAAAGCCCATTAAGTTTCTACCGCAATTTTCTTAATAAGAAACTTTGTTACGTATACTATGCTCCAATAAACGTCAGATAA